The Pelagicoccus enzymogenes region GGAGCCTTCGTCGATGGAGCGGCCGACGACTATTACGCGACCGATCCCGGCCCGCTCAACGGTGACGACAAAACAAACGCCCTACGTGCCAACATGAAGGAAGGCGCCGCCCTCGCCGCCGCAGCCTTCAAAGGCATCTACGCAGAAATGGGCAACCTCCTCGACACCGCGCGCGGCTACGAAAGCACCTACGAAAACGCCCTCGTCGCCATTTTCCCAATACTGAAAAACATCATCGACCGTACCAAGAACACTGTCACCGAACAGCCTCCATCAGGAGCTATCGCTGGCGTGTACTCCAGCGTCGACGCCACTCGCGGCGTTCACAAAGCGCCCGCCAACGTCAGCCTCAACAGCGTCGTCGGCGTAGCCATGCAAGTCACCCACGAACAGCAACAAGACCTCAACGTCGACGTGGTCGCGGGCAAATCCATCAACGTCATTCGTCCCTTCACCGGAAAAGGCATCCTCGTCTGGGGCGCTCGCACCCTCGCCGGCAACGACAACGAATGGCGCTACGTCTCCGTGCGCCGCTTCTTCAACATGGTCGAGGAATCGACCAAGAAGGCCAGCGAGCAATTCGTCTTCGAACCCAACGACGCCAACACCTGGACCAAGGTCAAGGCCATGATCGAGAACTTCCTCATCAACCAATGGCGAGCCGGCGCCCTCGCCGGTTCCACTCCCGAGCAAGCCTTCTTCGTCAACGTCGGCCTCGGCAAAACCATGACCGCCCAAGACGTCCTGGAAGGAAAGATGATCGTCGAGATCGGCATGGCTGCCGTCCGCCCCGCCGAGTTCATCATCCTCCGCTTCTCCCACAAGATGCAGGAAGCGTAGCGTAACCAAACCTCAATTACACAAACTAAACTTCGTGTCCCCTTCGTGCCCTTCGTGGGCAAAAAAAACACAACACCACTCACACTCATGACAGAATATCCACTGACCAAATTCCACTTCGTCGTCGCCTGGGGCGGCTCTCGCATCGGCTTCACCGAAGTATCCGGACTCGAAGCTGAGACCGAGCTCATCGAATACCGCGAAGGCTCCAGCGCCGAGTATTCGAAGATCAAGATGCCCGGCATGCAAAAGTACGCCAACATCACCCTCAAGCGCGGAACCTTCCTCGGCGACAACGACTTCTTCGAATGGTGGAAGACCACTCGTATCCTCGGCAAGCCCGAGCGACGCGACCTCATCATCAGCCTGCTCAACGAAGAGCACGCCCCCGTCATGAACTGGAAAGTCAAAAACGCCTTCCCCACCAAAGTGCAAGCCACCGACCTCAAAGCGGACGGCAGCGAAGTCGCCATCGAAACCCTCGAGCTCGCCCACGAAGGCATCGAGATGGAAGCCATCGCCTAACCTTGTAGGAAGCGGCCTTGCGCCGCGATTTTAATCGCCACATCCGCCCTTTCCCCCACCCAAACCTAGCCTATGAATCGCTTCGGTTTTCTAGGAGCTTTCCACTTCCGCGTTGAATTCCTCGGTCTCGGTGGTGACTCTGTGGATACACGCTTCCAGTCCGTCTCCGGTCTGAGCTCGTCCATCGAAACAGACTCCCTGCGCGAAGGCGGGGAGAACCGTTTCGAACACGCCCTGCCCAGCCGTACCTCCTACAGCGACCTGGTGCTCAAGCGTGGCTTCGTCACCTCCTCCGCCCTGCTCGACTGGTTTTCCAGCGCCATGCAAACCCTCGAGATCTACCCCAAGGACTTGAACGTCGTGCTTCTCAACGAAAAGCACGAGCCCGCCATGACTTGGAAAGTCACGCACGCCTGGCCCAAGAAATGGGCCATCGGCGACCTCGACGCCGAAACCAGCGCCATCGCCATCGAAACCCTAGAACTCGGCTACCACGACTTCCGCCTCGAAAAGTAACAACCTGTAGGGCTGGCGCTCGCGCCACGCCGCAAAGCCCCCCCCTCCCTCCATGACCATCGAAATCCGCCAGCTCATCATCCGCGCCTCGCTCACCGACGAGCCCAAGGACAAAGGCCCGCAAACCGGTGCCGAGGCCCGCGGCGGCGGCAACAAGAACAATCAAAAGGCCGAGATTGTTCGCGAAGCCGTCGAGCAAGTCATGCAAATCCTAAGGGAGGAAAAGGAACGCTAAGCCATGGGAATGGGCAAACTAGAGAAGATGGAGATCACCGCGTTCAGCGACGCGGAATTCTCCCAGCCCGTACCGGATGGACGCTTCGTCACCCAGGTCAACCCGGAGAAGGTAAGCCTCAAGTACGAGATCGAAATCCCGGAAGACCAAGCCCAAGGCACCTCCGGCTCCGAAGCTCGCTTTGGTAAGATTAAGCCTCAGGAACTGAGCTTCGAATTCATGTTCGATAGCACCGGAGCCATTCCCAATCCCGACGGCTCCTCGCCCATCAACGACGACGGCGTCTACGAGAAGGTGAAGCATTTCATGTCGGTGGTTTACGAATACAACGGCGAGGAACACAAACCCAACAACGTGCAAATCGCCTGGGGCCGCCTCCTCTTCAAGTGCGTCCTCAAAACCGTCAATATCGACTACCGTCTCTTCCGCCCTGATGGCACTCCCCTGCGAGCCGTCGCCAGCGCCAGTTTCCAAGGCTCCGTCGAGGAACGCCTCCGTACCGCCATCGAAGCCCCCGCTTCGCCTGACATCACCCACACTCGCACCGTGCGCGACGGCGAAACGCTCCAGCAGCTCGTCACTGAGGTGTATGGACATCCCAAATACACCGTTGCGGTCGCTCAAGCGAACCGCCTGCCAAACTTCCGACGACTCGCCACCGGACAAATCCTTCACCTGCCGCCCATCGTAGGCACCAAGAATGCCTAACCCCCGCATCATCCCTTCTCCCGCCGCTAAGGACGTTGTCACTTCTACTATCAAGGTGAACGGCAACGCCCTCTCACGCACTTTCGAGGTCGCAGCAATCAGCGTGGTGAAAAACATCGGCCGCATCCCTTTTGCCCGCATCGAGCTCTACGACGGCGATCCCGCCTCGGAAACCTTCCCCGCATGCGACGACCCTACTCTCGACCCTGGCGGCGAGATCGAAATCACCGCCGGCTACCGTTCCAACGAAACCCCTATTTTTAAGGGCATCCTCACCAGCCATTCCATTCGTCTCCGCTCGAGCGGCCGCTCGCTGCTCACCCTCGTTTGCCGTCACCCGCTCTATCAAGCCAGCCTCACCCGCCGCTCCCGTTCCTTCCAGGACTTCACCGACTCCGACGCCATCTCGGAAATACTCGGCTCCTACAACGTATCCATAGAAACAGACGCCACCGAAGTCACCCACGAAAGCCTCTTCCAATACCACTGCACCGATTGGGATTTCTGTGTCGCCCGCGCCCATGCCAATAGCCGCCTGCTCATTCCCACCGACGAAGGAGCGAGCCTCAAAACTCTCGACGCCGGCCAAGAGCCTTCCCTGCAACTCCAGTACGGCGCCACTCTCCTGGAACTCGACGTCGAGCTCGATATCCGCAGCCAGCCCACCGAAGCAACCGCTACCTCCTGGGATCCCGCCTCGCAAGAAATCCTGGAGTCCACCGCTTCCGAGCCGTCCCTGCCGAGCGCCGGAAACCAGAACGCCGACAGCCTTGCCGCACTACACGGTCAATCCCAGCACTTCCACCACGCCGGAGCTGTCACCCAAGAAGAGCTCGACGCCTTCGCCAGCGGCCAGCTTCTCCTGCAACGCCTCGGAGCCCGCGTGGGACGCGCCCGATGCATGGGCATCGCCGAGCCCCTCCCCGGCCAACTCGTCGACATCGCCGGCATCTCCGATCGCTTCAGCGGCAGCTACCTCATCTCCGGCGTCCGCCATACTCTCAGCCAAGGAACCTGGTACACCGATCTGCAAATCGGAATGCTACCTGAAAAAGCTGCCGCGAACGCCCGCACCGAAGCCGCCGCCCCCTTCGCCTCCTCCATGCTACCCCACGCCTCCGGCCTGCACATCGGAATCGTGGAAGCCTTGGAAGGCGACCCGCAAAGCGAATTCCGTATCCAAGTAAAACTGCCTACCCAAGGCGAAGACGCCGCTCCCTATTGGGCTCGCCTCGCTTCCATCGACGCCGGTGAATCCCGCGGCGCATTCCTGTATCCTGAAATTGGCGACGAAGTCGTGGTCGCCTTCTTCGACCACGATCCTCGTCATCCGCTCGTCCTAGGAAGCCTCTACAGCAGTGCCCGTCCCGCCCCGCTCGAACCTTCCGACGACAACCACGAAAAAGGCTTTTTCTCCCGCTCGGAAATGAAGCTGCTTTTCAACGACGATCTCGTGTCCGCTACCCTCGAAACACCCAACGGCAACATCCTTCAGCTCAGCGAGGACGAAGGCGCCATCCTCATCGAAGACGAAAACGGCAACAAAATCACCCTCAACGCCGACGGCATCGAGCTCTCCAGCGCTGCCGACCTAAACCTCAGCGCCAGCGGCGACATCAACATCGAAGGCACCAACGTCACCCTTAAAGCCAACGCCCAATTCACCGCCGAAGGCGCCTCCGCCGCCGAGCTCAAAGCCTCCGGCAACACCACCATCAAAGGCGCCCTCGTCCAAATCAACTAAGCCCCTTCAACCCTTCCGCCATGCCTCCTGCCGCCCGTATTACCGACACCCACGTTTGCCCCATGGTTGATCCCTCTTCCGGCGTTCCCCATGTCGGCGGCCCTATCCTGCCACCCGGCGAAGCCACCGTGCTCATCGCTGGCATGCCCGCCGCCAAGATGGGCGACTCCTGTATTTGCGTGGGCCCTACCTCCAGCATCATCGCCGGATCTTCCACCGTTATGATTGGCGGATCGCCTGCCGCCCGCATGGGCGACTCCACCGCCCACGGAGGAACCATAGTATCCGGAGCCCCGACCGTCATCATTAACTAGCCAAAAATTCTCGAATCGAAATGCCTGACCAAAACTTGCCTGCCTTCATCGGAACCGGCTGGGCCTTCCCGCCCGACTTCCTCATGGGCAGCCATACCGTTCGTATGAGCGACGGCGTGGAAGACATCGAGCAAAGCCTCCGCATCCTCCTTTCCACCCTTCCCGGCGAACGCGCCATGCGTCCCGACTACGGCTGCGACCTAACGCCCCTGCTCTTCGAGCCCCTCACCACCACCTTGCGAACCGTCACGGAAGACCGCGTCAAAACCTCCATCTACCTCCACGAACCCCGCATCGAACCGCTCCGCGTCGCCGTCTCGATGGCCGACGCCAACGCGGGCATGCTGCTTATCAGCGTCGACTATCGTATCCGCTCCAACAATACACGGCACAACTACGTCTTCGATTTTTACCAATCGGAAGGCACTGAAACCTGATGAGTTCCCTCGACTCTCAAACCATTCCTGCCTCTTCCGGCACCAGCCAAAGCGAACGCATCATTCCCGCTCTCGATCCTCGCTCCGCTCCGCTCGACGGACGCAGCGAGGCCCAACTCGCTTCATTCGCCCAAGCATTCGCTTCCCAGCTTGCCTTCTGGACATCCGATAAGACCTTTGCCCCCAACGTCGACTGGGCCCAGTTCTTCCCCGACCTCAGTCCCAGCAACTTGCCCGACGCTCTCCAACGCGCCGGCCGCGAACCGCAAGTCGCCCTCTTCCTCGCTTTCCTCAAACTCTACCGCCACGCCCAAAGCGAGCTCAACGCCCTCACCGCCCGCCACCTCGACTTCCAATATCGCGAAGTTCTCCGCCTAACCCCCAACTCTGCCCAGCCCGACCACGCGCACCTCGTCCTGCAGCCAAAGAAAAACGCCAACTCCATCGTCGTTCCCGCTGACACCGAATTTTCGGCCAAACCGGACCTTATCTACACTGCCGACATTAACTCGGTCATCCAACCGGTCAGCCTCAACGCCCTGCGTTCCCTCACGATTTCCCCTTCCAGCCCCGTCCCGCAACACGCAGCCATCGCCGATTCGCTCGACGGGCTCGGCGAACCGCTACCCGAAGAGCAGCCCAGCTGGCACCCATTCGGATACGAACGCGAGCTTCCCCCCGCCCGCCATGGTTTCGCAATTTCCTCCCCTATGCTCGTCCTCCGCGAGGGGACTCGAGTCGTGACCCTCACTCTCGACATCCAGTTAACCGATACCACTCCTTCCGAATCCGAAGCGAAAAGCTTCTTCGAAACTCACGTATCCGTCGAATTCAGCGGCGAGGAGGAATGGCTGCTCGCAAGCGATGTTTCGCTTGAGTCGTATCAACTCACTGGTGACAGCGTTACCCTCGCCCTCAGTTGCACGCTCGACGCCGACTCCGACCCCGTCGTCCCCTTCGATCCTAATGCTCTAGAAGGCGGCTTCGATACGGTGGCTCCCGTCATGAAGCTCTCCGTCGAAGCCAATGCGGACGTCGGAACCGCCACCGCTTTCAGCGAATGCGCCGTGAGCGGCATCAAACTCAAAACCCTCGTCTCTGGCATGCGAGACGTCACCCTGGAAAACGACCACGGACGGCTCGATCCCAGCAAGCCCTTCCTTCCCTTCGGACCGACTCCAAAACGCGATTCCTCCTTCTACATCGGCACCGAGGAAGCCCGCCACAAACCGGTCACCGACGCCACCTTGAGCATCACCTGGAAAGACGTGCCCTCGTCGCTCTCTGCTCACTACGATGCCTATAAGTCCCGCAGCAGCAAGATCGTATCCAACAATCACTACTTCACCGCAAAGCTACAGATCCTTCGCCAAGGCGTATTCAAAAACCTGAGCGACGAAAACGAGAAGCTCTTTGATTCCAGCGACGCCAGCAAAACCGTCACTATCTCTTCAGCTGACGATCAGCTGCAAGTCGCCGCCTTCGGCTTCAAGCTCTTCACAAACCGCTTCTCCCGCACCGTCCGTCGCGGTCAAATCAAGCTCCCTTACCGCAACCTCTCCCTCGCCAAACCGCTTAGCCCGCTACGCGTTTCCCCAGCTCTTGCTTTCAAGGCCCAACTCAAAGTCCCTCGCTTCAAAACCATCCGCGCCCTGCGCCCCAATACGCGAAACGGATTTCTTCGCCTCCAGCTCAACCAAAGCTTCCTCCACAGTCGCTACGCGAACCTGCTAGCCAATACCCTCATTTTCAACGCCAACGAAAAGGACAGTACCAAGCACAAGGACCTGCCCAATCCTCCCTACACCCCGGAAATCTCCGACTTCTCCCTCGGTTACACTGCAGAAACCGAATCCGTCGATCCTCGCCAAAGCGACGCTGCCAGCTTCGAAAATCGAGACATTCGCCTTTACCATCTCGGCGCCTTCGGGCAACGAGAAGCCCACGCCCACCTCGGAGCCGAGCAACCGCTCTCCTTGCTCCCAAGCCGCGACTTCCAAGGCCAGCTCATCATCGGCATCGACAAGTTGGAAGCCAAACAGAGCATAAGTATCCTCGTGCAAGTCGAAGACGGCAGCGCCCATCCCGACGCCAGCCGCGCTGAAATCCAATGGAGCGCGCTCGCATCCAATCAATGGATACCCGTTTCCAAGGACGATCTGCTTTTCGATTCCACCCATGGCTTCCAGACCTCCGGTATCGTGCAACTCATCGTACCTGCCGCAGCCAATACCCAAAACACCTGGCTCGAACCGGGCACCCTTTGGCTCAAAGCCGAGGTCAAAGACAACCGAGACGGCGTTTGTCGCCTGCGCGACGTACAGCTCAACGCCATCCCCGTCACTCTCAAGCAGCCCCTTTCAGCTTCGCACCTCAGCACCAGTCTGCCCGCAGAAACCATCGATACCAACGTAACACCCCTCCGCGGTCTGAAGGAAGTACAGCAACCCTTCGATTCCTTTGGGGGTGCTGGTCCCGAGAGCGATTCCTCCTTCCGCCGCCGCAGCAGCGAACGCCTTCGCCATCGCGGTCGGGCCGTCACCGCCTGGGACTTCGAACGACTCGTGCTTCAGGCCTTCCCCAAGATCTATCGCGCCCAGTGCCTGCCGCACACCAACACCTCCCTCGAAAATGAGCCCGGAGCCGTCACCCTGGTCGTGCTTCCCGATACCCGCGGCATGGATGCCGCCGCCTCGTTGCAGCCAAAAGTCGACGCCGCAACCCTCGCCTCCATCAACGATTTCCTCGAGTCGCTCTCCAGCCCTTTCGCACAAGCCCAAGCCATCAATCCGAGCTACGAAGCGCTATCCCTCAAGTTCAAGGTCGGATTCCGCAAAGTGTATCCGTTCCCCACTTACAAACGGTTGCTCAACGAAGCATTGCTCAAACACCTCGCCCCTTGGTCCAGCAATGCAGACACCATACCCGACTTCAGCGGCTTCATCTACCGCAGCGCCCTGATCGCCTTCGTCGACGACCTCGAGTACGTCGACTACGTGAGCGAGTTCCAGCTTCTCCACCCGCTTCTCAATCCCAACAACTCCCAGAGCAACCAGGCCATCACCGCTTCCAAGCCTGGCGCCCTCCTGACTTCCGTCGCCCAGCACGACATCGAAGACGCCAACTCATGAGCAACGCCACCGCCATCGACAAGAGCCTGTCTCCTCCCACAGCCCTCGACTACGAGCAGCTGCGGGCGGAAGGCATGCGCTACTTGGAGAAGACTATCAGCGCCGTCTGGACCGACTTCAATGCCCACGACCCCGGCATCACCCTGCTCGAACTCCTCTGCTTCGGCATCACCGATATCGCCTACCGCACCAGCTTCGAGGACAAGGATCTCTTCGCCCCAAATCCTCAGGGTCCAAGCGACGAAGCGCCCTTCTTTACCGCTCGCGAGGTGCTCACCTGCGGCCCCGTCACCGCCAACGACTACCGCCGTCTTATCCTCGACCGTTTTGTAGGCAAGATTCGCAACGCTTGGGTCGAACCCGTCAGCCAAACCCTCTACGCCGACACCGCCAAGCGCATCCTTTCGCAAAAGCAGAACGCTGACACCATCGCCTTTCCCATTCGCGGCTTGCACCGGATCCGGCTACAATTCGACAACGCCCTCGCCGGCGACGACAAAAAGAGCGAACGCGACGCCGTCACCGCTGAAGTCGAACGACTCTACCACCAACACCGCAATCTTGGGGAGGATCTCGCAAGTATTTCCTCAACGGATACGACTCCGATCCGCGTCTGCGCCGATATAAAACTCGCCCCAGATGCCGACATCGAACTCGTCCACGCCACACTCGTCCACGCCCTGCAAGCCTTCCTCAATCCCCGCATCCCACGCTACCGACTAAACGAGCTAGTGGAAAAAGGCCTCGCCTCCGAGGAGATTTTCAATGGTCCTGCCCTACAGCACGGCTTCATCCTCGAAGACGATCTCGAACGCAGCACCTCCGTATCCAAAGTCCGGGCATCCGATTTGATCGCCGTCATGCTCCGCGTCCCGGGAGTCATCGCCATTCCGAAGTTGCTGCTCAACTACGCTGGCCTCTCCGAAGACTCCAACGAGTGGGAGCTCGCCATACCTGAAAATCGCGAACCCGTTCTCCAATTCGAGGAAGCCCGGCTCCGCTTCTACAAAGACCTTATCCCTTTCCGTCCCAATAAGGAGCGCAGCCTCAACCTGCTCGCAAAACTCGACCAAGCAGACGCCGACGCGATTTCCAGCCTGCAAGCAGAAGATTTCGAAATCCCCGCTGGCCAATGGCGTGACCTCTCGGAATTCACCACCTTGCAGGAAAGCTTACCCGCCACCTACGGCGTCGGCTCACGTGGCACCGGACGCGATCCCGCACCGCAAAGCATCGCCCGGGCTCGCCAGCTCAAAGCCTACTTACTGGTATTCGACCAAATCCTCTCCAACACGCTCGGCCAACTCACCCACCTGCAAGAGCTCTTCTCCCACAACCGCACCGTTCGCCAATCGCTTTTCTCCAATCCCGTCAGCGATCTTCCGGACCTCGAGCGACTCCTCCAACCCACCGCTGGCCAAAGCGACCTCTCCGCCCAAGAAATTAAGGACGCCTATACCGCAATCATGCAGGGCAGCCTGCAGGAAGAAGCCTTCGAAACCTCCCAGCGTTCCAAGTTGCTCGATCACCTGCTCGCCCGATTTGGCGAAGCCTTTTCCGACCACGTGCTCATGCGCTACAGCGCTGTTGGCCCACAATCTCTCCAAGAGGTGCTCACTGGAAAAGCGCAATTCCTCAGCGAGCTTCCCCGCATCGCCTCGCGCCGCGGCGCTGGCCACGACATCCGGAACGC contains the following coding sequences:
- a CDS encoding phage tail protein, giving the protein MTEYPLTKFHFVVAWGGSRIGFTEVSGLEAETELIEYREGSSAEYSKIKMPGMQKYANITLKRGTFLGDNDFFEWWKTTRILGKPERRDLIISLLNEEHAPVMNWKVKNAFPTKVQATDLKADGSEVAIETLELAHEGIEMEAIA
- a CDS encoding phage tail protein; protein product: MNRFGFLGAFHFRVEFLGLGGDSVDTRFQSVSGLSSSIETDSLREGGENRFEHALPSRTSYSDLVLKRGFVTSSALLDWFSSAMQTLEIYPKDLNVVLLNEKHEPAMTWKVTHAWPKKWAIGDLDAETSAIAIETLELGYHDFRLEK
- a CDS encoding DUF5908 family protein, encoding MTIEIRQLIIRASLTDEPKDKGPQTGAEARGGGNKNNQKAEIVREAVEQVMQILREEKER
- a CDS encoding CIS tube protein — protein: MGKLEKMEITAFSDAEFSQPVPDGRFVTQVNPEKVSLKYEIEIPEDQAQGTSGSEARFGKIKPQELSFEFMFDSTGAIPNPDGSSPINDDGVYEKVKHFMSVVYEYNGEEHKPNNVQIAWGRLLFKCVLKTVNIDYRLFRPDGTPLRAVASASFQGSVEERLRTAIEAPASPDITHTRTVRDGETLQQLVTEVYGHPKYTVAVAQANRLPNFRRLATGQILHLPPIVGTKNA
- the vgrG gene encoding type VI secretion system tip protein VgrG; translation: MPNPRIIPSPAAKDVVTSTIKVNGNALSRTFEVAAISVVKNIGRIPFARIELYDGDPASETFPACDDPTLDPGGEIEITAGYRSNETPIFKGILTSHSIRLRSSGRSLLTLVCRHPLYQASLTRRSRSFQDFTDSDAISEILGSYNVSIETDATEVTHESLFQYHCTDWDFCVARAHANSRLLIPTDEGASLKTLDAGQEPSLQLQYGATLLELDVELDIRSQPTEATATSWDPASQEILESTASEPSLPSAGNQNADSLAALHGQSQHFHHAGAVTQEELDAFASGQLLLQRLGARVGRARCMGIAEPLPGQLVDIAGISDRFSGSYLISGVRHTLSQGTWYTDLQIGMLPEKAAANARTEAAAPFASSMLPHASGLHIGIVEALEGDPQSEFRIQVKLPTQGEDAAPYWARLASIDAGESRGAFLYPEIGDEVVVAFFDHDPRHPLVLGSLYSSARPAPLEPSDDNHEKGFFSRSEMKLLFNDDLVSATLETPNGNILQLSEDEGAILIEDENGNKITLNADGIELSSAADLNLSASGDINIEGTNVTLKANAQFTAEGASAAELKASGNTTIKGALVQIN
- a CDS encoding PAAR domain-containing protein, translating into MPPAARITDTHVCPMVDPSSGVPHVGGPILPPGEATVLIAGMPAAKMGDSCICVGPTSSIIAGSSTVMIGGSPAARMGDSTAHGGTIVSGAPTVIIN
- a CDS encoding GPW/gp25 family protein, with the protein product MPDQNLPAFIGTGWAFPPDFLMGSHTVRMSDGVEDIEQSLRILLSTLPGERAMRPDYGCDLTPLLFEPLTTTLRTVTEDRVKTSIYLHEPRIEPLRVAVSMADANAGMLLISVDYRIRSNNTRHNYVFDFYQSEGTET
- a CDS encoding baseplate J/gp47 family protein, with amino-acid sequence MSSLDSQTIPASSGTSQSERIIPALDPRSAPLDGRSEAQLASFAQAFASQLAFWTSDKTFAPNVDWAQFFPDLSPSNLPDALQRAGREPQVALFLAFLKLYRHAQSELNALTARHLDFQYREVLRLTPNSAQPDHAHLVLQPKKNANSIVVPADTEFSAKPDLIYTADINSVIQPVSLNALRSLTISPSSPVPQHAAIADSLDGLGEPLPEEQPSWHPFGYERELPPARHGFAISSPMLVLREGTRVVTLTLDIQLTDTTPSESEAKSFFETHVSVEFSGEEEWLLASDVSLESYQLTGDSVTLALSCTLDADSDPVVPFDPNALEGGFDTVAPVMKLSVEANADVGTATAFSECAVSGIKLKTLVSGMRDVTLENDHGRLDPSKPFLPFGPTPKRDSSFYIGTEEARHKPVTDATLSITWKDVPSSLSAHYDAYKSRSSKIVSNNHYFTAKLQILRQGVFKNLSDENEKLFDSSDASKTVTISSADDQLQVAAFGFKLFTNRFSRTVRRGQIKLPYRNLSLAKPLSPLRVSPALAFKAQLKVPRFKTIRALRPNTRNGFLRLQLNQSFLHSRYANLLANTLIFNANEKDSTKHKDLPNPPYTPEISDFSLGYTAETESVDPRQSDAASFENRDIRLYHLGAFGQREAHAHLGAEQPLSLLPSRDFQGQLIIGIDKLEAKQSISILVQVEDGSAHPDASRAEIQWSALASNQWIPVSKDDLLFDSTHGFQTSGIVQLIVPAAANTQNTWLEPGTLWLKAEVKDNRDGVCRLRDVQLNAIPVTLKQPLSASHLSTSLPAETIDTNVTPLRGLKEVQQPFDSFGGAGPESDSSFRRRSSERLRHRGRAVTAWDFERLVLQAFPKIYRAQCLPHTNTSLENEPGAVTLVVLPDTRGMDAAASLQPKVDAATLASINDFLESLSSPFAQAQAINPSYEALSLKFKVGFRKVYPFPTYKRLLNEALLKHLAPWSSNADTIPDFSGFIYRSALIAFVDDLEYVDYVSEFQLLHPLLNPNNSQSNQAITASKPGALLTSVAQHDIEDANS